From Plasmodium sp. gorilla clade G2 genome assembly, contig: PADLG01_00_37, whole genome shotgun sequence, one genomic window encodes:
- a CDS encoding early transcribed membrane protein 10.1 produces MKISKILFFFVAIIAVKLFIPGYVLAGSSGSGGVKKLTDAQKKKKNIIIFSSVASVLAALIGAGVGFGIYYKNHKSDNKEDGNDKKGGDSKNKQESTPLLTAKPSA; encoded by the coding sequence ATGAAAATTTCaaagattttatttttcttcgtTGCTATTATAGCagttaaattatttattccaGGATATGTTTTAGCAGGTAGTAGTGGATCAGGTGGcgtaaaaaaattaacagaTGCtcaaaagaagaagaagaacattataatattttcttccgTAGCTTCTGTTCTCGCTGCCCTAATAGGTGCTGGTGTAGGTTttggtatatattataagaatcATAAATCTGATAACAAAGAAGAtggaaatgataaaaaaggaGGTGATTCCAAAAACAAACAAGAAAGCACACCACTTTTAACTGCTAAACCTTCAGcataa